The Endozoicomonas sp. 4G DNA segment ATCGGATGTGGTAGATGTTCACGTCGACCCCTCCGCGAGCTTCCGCCCGCAAAAACAGCAATACCTCAAGCCGTTCTGCCCGGGCGATCCGGCATGGACCTCGAAGGCTTCGCCGCAGTCGGTGTGCCAGATTCCTTCGGGGTCGTCGGTCCATGTGCAAGTCGCTTCGCGATCGGCAAGCAGTCCTCGAATCACGCGCGCCACTCGGCGGTCCTTCGCCGAGATGCGCGGCGCGAGCTGCCCGAGGTATGACTTGGCTTCGTCGATTGCGCTCATTTCGGCTTCTCCGCCCGCTTTTCCCACGCATCACAATGTGCACCATCATCCGGACCGACATACTCATCGGCGCCATCCAGCGCATACCGGATCCAGTATGGTAGGTCGCCCGGGATGTCGAACGAGCAAAACGTCGGATGGTCCTGGCCCATCGGCGCCGGCGCGAAGTAGCGGCAGGTGCCGCAGCGGATGTCGTGGATCATTTCGGTGGCTCCGGTAGCGGCATCCAGTGGGTGATTTCGTCGAAAATCCTGCCGCCAGAATCGTCGCGCATCCATCCCAGGTATTTACCGTGCAAGGCAATCAAGACGGTGCCGCGCTTGCACGCTAAAAGCACTCGAGTGGATGTCGGCGCCGTTGAGATCGGTTGCCATTCGCTCATTTCGCCTCCCATGCGCTGCACCCGTCGGTAGTGCGCGTGATCGGTCGCTTCGGCCGAAACCAGTGCGGGACCGCAATGCCATCAGTGAGATGATCGACCCATTCGCACCGCCCTTGACTCGATCCGCTGAATACCGGCGCTCCGTGGTGCCTGCACGTCCCGCAGCGCTTGTCGGTGTTGGTCATTTCGCCTCCGTCGCGCTGTAGCTCGGAACCTGCTCGCCGAACACAACCCATTCGGTGATCTCGCCGTCCGGATCCTGAACGCGAACGGTCGCCTCGGATCCGCCTACGATGGTGTAGTCTCCGCTTTCCCTGTCGCTTTGATCTGCCCATATCTCCGCGGCATTCTGAGCGCTGTAGGCGTCCGTAATGGTGATGCCGTCCTCCGGCCCTTCGTGCCCGGCATCCGGGCACCAAACGCGGTATGTGTCGCTCATCTCGCCACCCCGACCGCATCCCAACCGGCATCAAAGCCGTCGCAGTTGTCGACCGCCTTATCTCTCGCTTCTTCACGCGTCATATCAACTCCAAAAACGATGGACAGGTATCGTAAACGACCGATAGCCGGTCGAACGGGAACAGGCTGTCGACGCTCGGGGTGCGCGGCGTGATCTCGTATCGGTGCAGCCAGCGGGCGCACCGGGCGGATTGCGGGCAGTCGGCGTCGTAGCAGCGGGTGACCTCTTCGGCGAGGCGCCCCGCGCCGGCTTGGTCACGCATCACGGTCGACCTGTGCGAACTCGATCCCGGCATGCCGATACACCCACGCGGCGAGCTCCAGCGAGGGGCCCCATCGCGCCATCTGCTCGCCGGAGGGCTGAGGCGCGACGACGCGCCGGATGCCGGCCTGTGCGAGCTTGGCGGCGCACCGCGAGCACGGGGGCATGGGCCAAACGTAGGCGGTGCAGCCGTCGAGCGACTGGCGAGCGAACAGGAGGGCGTTTTCTTCCGCGTGCAGGACCAGGGAGAGCTTGGTCTCGCGGTGCTCGAGGATGGCGGCGTCGTCCGGCACGCAACGCGGCAGGCCGTTAAAGCCGGTCGAGACCACCCGCCCCTCCCGGTCAAGGAGGGCGCAGCCGGCGCGGGTACTCGGGTCCTTGGATTTGGCTGCGACGGCGCGCGCGATGGACATTCCGTATTCATCCCACGTCATCGGCAGGCCTTCACGAGCCGATCGATCGCCTTGCGCACCAGCGGCCATTCGGCCGGGTCGATCGTGATGCGTGCATCCCGGTGCAGACTGGATTGCGCCAGGACGATAAACTCCCCGCCCGATTCGTCGTCGATGTCGATCCGGGTCGTGCCGTCGGCGTAGATCGGATCCCCTCTGCGGCTGACGCTGTACTGGGTCGCCCGGCATTCGTACTTCTTGGCCTTGCTCATTGCAGCATCAGCTCCAGGTCGGGGCGGTAGGTGTCGGCGGCGGGCCAGGGCGTAGCGGACGGCCAGGGTCGGCCGTCGCTGGGCAGGACCGGGACGATGGGGTACCAGCCGGGGGCGACGCCGAGGTCCATGCCGGGCGGACCGATCCATTGCAGCGCGCGGGCGGCGAGGTAGCTCGGGAGCGCCTTGGTCTGCATGGTCTACTCGACGCTCGGGCGGGTGGGCTGCGGATGCTCGACGTGGCTCGGGCGCGCCGATGCCCATTGATCGCACAGCGCGGCGTGCTGGGTGGAACAGCCCATGTGTCGGCACAACGCGCGGGTGTCGATCACGTTGCCGGACCAGCGGGCGCAGTTCGCGCAGGTGCGGCCGAGGGGATGCCCTCGCCGCGGCGGATCTTGGCCCGGCGGGTGGTGGCGTTGATCCAGCCGGCGCGGGAGCGGATCTGTTCGGTCGGTGTGCCATAGGTATCGGCGCGCATGGGGGCTACTCCGCGTTCGGGGTCGGATAGGGGTTGTCGGGGCTGGCCGGGTCCCAGCTTGCGAACAGACGCTGCTGGCCCAGCGCTTCGAGCGCATCGGCTGTCGGGTGCTTGGTCGGGCCGATGCGGAAGTCCAGATCCTGCTCGACGCGTTCGGCGTGGGTGAGGGGCTGCAGGTAACCGGGTCGGCACTCCATGCAGGGCGCATCGCAGGGCATCAGGTCGGCGAGGGTGCAGGCACAGCCGGCGTCTCCGCCTTCGCCTGCGTAACCGCTGGACGACTCCAGGTAGAGGCCGTCGAAGCCGCCATGTTCCAGCGCCTGCAGGACCAGGGGCTGCAGGCCGTCGGGTACGGGGGTGCGCTCAGACATAATCGTCCGCCAACCGCTGGATGCGGCGATCCACCGACCGCGCGGCGCTCCACACCGGGTGACCGGCGAGGAGCTGGTCGGCGATCGTGATCAGTGCTTCGCGCGAGGTCTCGCAGGCCTGCAGCAAATCCGACTCCCACCGATGGTCCTCCGCGTCACCGTCGGCGAGGATGTGCGCCCACGGGGATGCGTATTCGTCGCCGTTGGTGGAGCTCCCTGCGGTGTCGATGTCCTCGGGGGCGGTATCCGGCGTCGAAGGCGCTCGGGCGTGCGGACGTCGGGGGCGGGGCGATCTGCGCGGCGGCGAGAATCTCCGCGCTTTTGCCTTGGCCGATGACGCCCTGGTCGACCGGGATGGCTGCGCGGCTCTCGATCGCGCGATACTCCGCGGCGATCTCGTCGGCGACGGCGTCGAGTGCGGCCCCCGCGACTCGTGCGGCTGCCTCCGCAGCGCTCGGCAGACGGTAGGACGCGACCGCGCGCGAGCCCTTGGTCTTGGCCGGCATGCCGCCGGGCTCGCCCGGGCGATGTCGGCGTCTCGGACGATGGTCCCGGCCTCGCGCATGTGCCCGATGATGCGGGCCATAGTGACCTTGTCGTCCGCGGCGTCGCAGACCTGGTAGAGCTCGTCGGCGGAACAGGGGCGCGCGGCGCCCTGCAGGTACGCCAAGACATCGGCCTCGATCGCCACGCGGGCGGGGGATTTTTCGTGTGTGCCCATCATGCTGCCTCTTCGAGCCGGTTGACGATGTCGGTGGTAGCCTGCTGGAACGCCAGCCTGCACTGCTCCTCGGCGTACCGGGCCACGGCGAGCGCGGGATAGATCTGCTCGCGTTTGATCAGGTCGCCTGCGAGGCCTGCCGCGTCGAAGGCGCGCGATAGGCGGACCCGGCCCGCTACGGCGCTCAGATAGGCGTCGCGCGTGCCCCGCCAGTTGGTCGGATCGGTCACAGGTAGTACCTCCGGTCGGTCCACTCGACTTGGATATCGTCCAGGCGGGCGGCGAGGACACCGAATTGCGCCGACGTGACTTTGCGTCCCGGCTGAATCCAGTCGATGCGCGGCCGGCGGTCGACGCGGATCCGGGGCGCGCCGTTGGCGGATGCGGCGAGGATCCGACAGCCGGCCCTGCGCAGCAGTGCGCAGGCGTAGAGCACGCGGCGGGCTTGGCTGGCGTTGGGGTTGCATTTGCCGATCATGGTCCATCTCCCTGGTCAAAATGCAGTGGTGAGGCGGTATTCCATCGTCGAGCCGTGGCCGTGCTTCGCCCCTTCGCGCGGGCGCTTCTCGAGCCGCCCGGAGCGCAGCAAGGGGCTCAAGCGGGTAGAGATGACGGCCGGCGTGGGCGCGTCCAGGGTCGTGGCGGCGATGGCAATGGCCGCGGCGAGCTCTTGCGTGGACATCCAGCGCTCGCGGTCCGCGCGGAGCGTGCCGGTAATCCAAAAGGTCAGCGACCCGGGCTGATGCTCCGGCCCGAGGCCGCCGCGCGCTGCTCGTCGGCGCGACTGAACGGGCCCCAGCAATACTCGAGCTGGGTGCCGTCCTCCGAGCGCCGCTGGACGATCTGCCCGGTCGACCGGTAGCGGTGGAGCAGGTTGGCGACGCCCTTGGAGTCCAGGCGCTCGGGCGCCAGGGCGATCAGTTGCGCGACGCTCACCCACCCATGCTTGGCCTTGATGCGCTTGATGATGCGCTGGGTCAGGGAGGGCAGCATCGTGCTCCCGACAGCCCCGCGGTCCTTGGGCTTGGCCTTGACCCGTGCGGCCGGAGCTGTCGCCTTGACGGCACGCTCGCGTTGCTGCGGGGTGATCGTGGGCGCACACCCCTGATCGGCGCGGCAGGCGACGACCGGCTCGGGCGTCGGGCGCAGTCCGATCTGCTCGCGCTGCATTTCGCGCGGCTGGTAGCGCGGGGGCATCTCGGGGGCGATAGTCCCTGAGCGGGGCTCCCGGATC contains these protein-coding regions:
- a CDS encoding DUF551 domain-containing protein; the encoded protein is MSEWQPISTAPTSTRVLLACKRGTVLIALHGKYLGWMRDDSGGRIFDEITHWMPLPEPPK
- a CDS encoding dCMP deaminase family protein, yielding MAAGAQGDRSAREGLPMTWDEYGMSIARAVAAKSKDPSTRAGCALLDREGRVVSTGFNGLPRCVPDDAAILEHRETKLSLVLHAEENALLFARQSLDGCTAYVWPMPPCSRCAAKLAQAGIRRVVAPQPSGEQMARWGPSLELAAWVYRHAGIEFAQVDRDA